From a single Helicovermis profundi genomic region:
- a CDS encoding type II toxin-antitoxin system Phd/YefM family antitoxin: MPVIRPSSDLRNKYSEVSKFCHEYDEPVYITKNGKGDLAVLSIEAYEKLVGKFELRKLLMEAEEDIRDGRVTDLDQAFNKIKESY; this comes from the coding sequence ATGCCAGTAATAAGACCAAGTTCTGATTTGAGAAATAAGTATAGTGAGGTATCTAAGTTTTGTCATGAATACGATGAACCAGTTTATATTACTAAAAATGGTAAAGGTGATTTAGCAGTTTTGAGTATTGAAGCATATGAAAAATTGGTAGGTAAGTTTGAATTACGTAAGTTACTGATGGAAGCAGAAGAAGATATTAGAGATGGAAGAGTTACTGATTTAGATCAAGCTTTTAATAAAATAAAAGAGAGCTATTAA
- a CDS encoding DUF6431 domain-containing protein, with protein MIDHLPFHRLSCSCGQKGCLIKHAYYKRFIKISGKLYELKILRLICKCCGKTESVLPSWIVPYSQILLKDIITVIQTYLKKLPFENIMINNLLIDESNIRYIIRQFNRHWRERLAVFKIPINHKFTTIMSFKKYNRQFMQIKSTSNILFNNTHIT; from the coding sequence ATGATTGATCATTTACCGTTTCATCGCCTTTCTTGTAGCTGTGGCCAAAAGGGCTGTCTTATTAAACACGCCTATTATAAACGTTTTATTAAAATTTCTGGTAAATTATACGAACTAAAAATTCTAAGATTAATCTGTAAATGTTGTGGTAAAACTGAATCAGTTCTACCAAGTTGGATTGTTCCTTATTCTCAAATATTATTAAAGGATATTATCACAGTTATTCAGACTTATTTAAAAAAATTACCTTTCGAAAATATTATGATCAACAACTTACTTATTGATGAAAGTAACATTAGATATATTATTCGTCAGTTCAATCGGCACTGGAGAGAGCGATTAGCTGTTTTTAAGATACCAATAAATCATAAATTTACAACTATTATGTCTTTTAAAAAATATAATAGACAGTTTATGCAAATTAAAAGCACTTCAAATATTTTATTTAATAACACCCACATAACTTAG
- a CDS encoding AbrB/MazE/SpoVT family DNA-binding domain-containing protein, with amino-acid sequence MNTNLSKWGNSAAIRIPKAILEELNIDSNNFEKISFNMDVEGNKLILNKKQAKTKFELLAEKSKGEKTNPKDSIDWGNNVGKELW; translated from the coding sequence ATGAATACTAATTTATCTAAATGGGGTAATAGTGCAGCTATTCGTATACCAAAGGCAATATTAGAAGAATTGAATATTGATAGTAATAATTTTGAAAAAATAAGTTTTAATATGGATGTAGAAGGAAATAAACTTATATTAAATAAGAAACAAGCAAAAACTAAATTTGAACTTTTGGCAGAAAAGTCCAAAGGTGAAAAAACAAATCCTAAAGATAGTATTGATTGGGGTAATAATGTTGGAAAAGAATTGTGGTAA
- a CDS encoding type II toxin-antitoxin system RelE/ParE family toxin, with product MDLYKIKLTDKAQKDIIEIAKYISEELFDKAAANDHVDEIYRVIVDLSNMPKRHKLIIDEDFIIPCGMRRVGVKNYNIFYTCEDERLIVYIWRILYNKWIWQNLL from the coding sequence ATGGATTTGTATAAAATTAAGTTAACTGATAAAGCACAGAAAGATATTATTGAAATAGCTAAGTATATATCTGAAGAACTTTTTGATAAGGCTGCTGCTAATGATCATGTAGATGAAATCTATAGAGTTATAGTTGATTTATCTAATATGCCTAAGCGGCATAAATTAATAATAGATGAAGATTTTATTATTCCATGCGGGATGAGACGAGTAGGAGTAAAAAACTATAATATATTTTACACATGTGAGGATGAACGTTTAATTGTTTATATTTGGAGAATCTTATATAACAAGTGGATATGGCAGAATCTATTGTAA
- a CDS encoding ExeA family protein — protein MDYTSRFGLDFNPFIKNSKEIIIETSEYKETLLRLNILLETRGFGLITGSPGKGKTTIIRSWSKILNPSLFKVIYSSLSTLTVAEFYKNLAQQLGLEPMMRKNDNFKIIQNEITRYAVEKRITPVIIIDEANYINNGILNDLKILFNFEMDSKDRAVVLLVGLPNINNTLRLVSHEPLRQRITMNYHLDGLNKEEARSYIKNKLIGANCHVNIFSEGALEGIINSSNGIPRIINKICNACLLIGNNQNITDINNDIVMMAVNETELG, from the coding sequence ATGGATTATACAAGTCGTTTTGGGTTAGATTTTAACCCATTTATAAAAAATAGTAAAGAAATAATAATTGAAACATCTGAATACAAAGAAACTTTGTTAAGACTTAATATACTACTTGAAACTAGAGGATTTGGTCTTATTACAGGATCACCTGGAAAAGGTAAAACAACTATTATAAGAAGTTGGTCTAAAATACTAAATCCTTCACTTTTTAAGGTTATTTATAGTTCATTATCAACTCTAACTGTAGCTGAATTTTATAAAAATTTAGCTCAGCAATTAGGTTTAGAGCCAATGATGAGAAAAAATGATAATTTTAAGATAATTCAAAATGAAATTACTAGATACGCTGTTGAAAAACGCATAACTCCGGTTATTATTATTGATGAAGCAAATTACATTAATAATGGTATACTAAATGATTTGAAAATTCTTTTCAATTTTGAAATGGATTCAAAAGATCGTGCAGTTGTATTATTAGTTGGACTTCCAAATATAAATAATACTCTTAGATTAGTATCACACGAACCGCTAAGACAAAGAATAACTATGAATTATCATTTAGATGGACTAAATAAAGAAGAAGCTAGAAGCTATATAAAAAATAAACTCATCGGAGCTAATTGTCATGTAAATATTTTTAGTGAAGGAGCCTTAGAAGGCATAATTAACTCTTCAAATGGTATACCAAGAATTATTAATAAAATATGTAATGCATGCTTATTAATAGGTAATAATCAAAATATTACAGATATTAATAACGATATTGTAATGATGGCGGTTAATGAAACTGAATTAGGATAA
- a CDS encoding SEC-C metal-binding domain-containing protein, whose protein sequence is MQTILDAFIGRNISFKDMNQVNEVIRLVTDLSNNIRLWENNGYTPKEIFEKFEMPNLKPLPDKPFSVKKNKIGRNDPCPCGSGKKYKKCCLGKE, encoded by the coding sequence ATGCAAACTATATTAGATGCATTTATCGGTAGAAATATTAGCTTTAAAGATATGAACCAAGTCAATGAAGTAATTCGGCTTGTTACGGATCTTTCTAATAATATTAGACTTTGGGAAAATAATGGTTATACTCCAAAAGAGATATTTGAGAAGTTTGAAATGCCAAACTTAAAGCCACTTCCAGATAAGCCTTTTAGTGTTAAGAAAAACAAGATTGGTAGAAATGATCCATGTCCTTGTGGGAGTGGTAAGAAATATAAGAAGTGCTGCTTGGGGAAAGAATAA
- a CDS encoding S-layer homology domain-containing protein, with product MYKKSISLTMILMLLLTFSAFTFASKTTGDEAIDLNRLNLLRGDGNSYNLDGKLKRSEAAAFIVRLLGVENEVLGNKYKYINTGFADVDSALWYAPYIGYCKANGIINGFPDGEFKPDNNLSEKAFFTMTLKALGYTDFDWNNVNSKAYDVGLIKDITYAVKTDDNTNYLRGNVVDVLYNSLKINIKGTYKTAIDRLIDNNVVSSSLASDLNLLKVDTLKTKIVSVKAKSLNNIEIVLNEKLSKLEKDQILVYEKGNKEKTLDIKSIKLSDKTISIETSSQEKDKDYLVDLSNIVDIDTNIVKLISSEFTAYSAPIVKSDYFKISKVEAISKSQIDVYFTQPININAELPLYYSLYQDGKEIVDGTFKNISSSVLGSVKSGVSIRLKNKFMTSGTPYVLKIKGDLASVYGTKLDSGDGEEFSFIGNGNENTSLKIISVKPISKNYVRILFNEDVDKTSAMNSSNYSLKDLKNNIVYSSAFDVVMDGIGEASKRQVDVKWLSFIKDREYEMTIDGVTDRFGASTIEEEKHGFAVSSTESDPISIDYASAVNRSKILVYFNRPVLSSSVNLSIAGVSKKTALFDASKPYLLTIYLSSPISSSSDTNISIVSGIKDSYGVSQSGTLTYVIKKTSSEFGNISAIDARFISEDKVKVSFSEEIYNSINSSQFKLSYTDKDDHKQYINANSVHVYNNKEAIVTFTGASSNENYKIEITNLKDYSNQFTTSSIERSVFREK from the coding sequence ATGTATAAAAAGAGTATTTCTTTAACGATGATTTTAATGTTGCTTCTAACTTTTTCAGCATTTACATTTGCGAGTAAAACTACGGGTGATGAAGCTATTGACCTTAATAGACTTAATTTACTTAGGGGCGATGGCAACAGTTATAATCTAGATGGCAAGCTTAAAAGAAGTGAAGCTGCAGCCTTTATTGTTAGACTTTTAGGAGTTGAAAATGAAGTCTTAGGCAATAAATACAAGTATATTAATACAGGATTTGCAGATGTTGATTCTGCACTTTGGTATGCTCCGTATATTGGATATTGCAAAGCTAATGGTATTATTAATGGATTTCCTGATGGAGAGTTTAAGCCTGATAACAATCTGAGTGAAAAAGCATTTTTTACTATGACACTTAAGGCGCTAGGTTATACGGACTTTGATTGGAATAACGTTAATTCAAAGGCATATGATGTAGGTCTTATTAAGGACATTACTTATGCAGTTAAAACTGATGACAATACAAATTATTTAAGAGGGAACGTTGTAGATGTTTTATATAATTCTCTTAAAATTAATATCAAAGGTACATATAAAACTGCAATTGATAGATTAATTGATAATAATGTTGTTTCATCGTCTCTTGCAAGTGATTTAAATTTACTAAAGGTAGATACTTTAAAGACAAAGATAGTTAGTGTTAAAGCAAAGTCTTTAAATAATATTGAAATTGTTTTAAATGAAAAACTTTCAAAACTTGAAAAGGATCAGATTTTAGTATATGAAAAAGGCAACAAGGAAAAAACTTTAGATATTAAGTCTATTAAACTTAGTGATAAAACTATTAGTATAGAAACTTCTAGTCAAGAAAAAGATAAAGACTATTTAGTAGATTTATCAAATATTGTTGATATAGATACTAATATTGTAAAACTTATTTCTTCTGAGTTTACAGCTTACAGTGCTCCTATAGTTAAGTCTGATTATTTTAAAATTAGTAAAGTTGAAGCTATTAGTAAAAGTCAAATTGATGTTTACTTTACTCAGCCTATTAATATTAATGCTGAGCTTCCTTTATACTATTCTCTTTATCAAGATGGTAAAGAAATTGTGGATGGTACTTTTAAAAACATTTCTTCTTCTGTACTTGGCTCGGTTAAAAGTGGCGTAAGTATTAGATTAAAAAATAAATTTATGACTTCTGGCACTCCTTATGTGTTAAAAATTAAGGGTGATTTAGCGAGTGTGTATGGAACAAAGCTTGATAGTGGTGATGGAGAAGAATTTTCTTTTATAGGTAATGGAAATGAGAATACAAGCTTAAAAATTATTTCTGTTAAACCTATTAGTAAAAATTATGTAAGAATTTTGTTTAATGAAGATGTAGATAAGACTTCAGCTATGAATTCTTCTAATTATAGTTTAAAGGATTTGAAAAATAATATTGTTTATTCTTCAGCTTTTGATGTAGTTATGGATGGTATAGGTGAAGCTAGTAAAAGACAAGTTGATGTTAAATGGCTTTCTTTTATTAAAGATAGGGAATATGAAATGACTATAGATGGTGTTACGGATAGATTTGGTGCTTCAACTATTGAAGAAGAAAAGCATGGATTTGCTGTTTCTTCAACTGAAAGTGATCCTATATCTATAGACTATGCTAGTGCTGTTAATAGAAGTAAAATTTTAGTTTATTTTAATAGACCAGTTCTTTCGTCTTCAGTAAACCTTAGTATTGCAGGTGTAAGTAAAAAAACAGCTTTATTTGATGCTTCAAAACCTTATTTACTCACTATTTATTTAAGTAGTCCGATAAGTTCGTCATCGGATACCAATATTAGTATTGTGAGTGGTATTAAAGATAGTTATGGTGTTTCTCAGTCTGGAACATTGACATATGTTATTAAGAAAACATCAAGTGAATTTGGTAATATTAGTGCTATAGATGCTAGATTTATTTCTGAAGATAAAGTTAAAGTTAGCTTTAGTGAAGAAATTTACAATTCTATTAATTCATCACAGTTTAAGCTTTCATATACTGATAAAGATGATCACAAGCAGTATATTAATGCAAATTCTGTTCATGTTTACAATAATAAAGAAGCTATAGTAACATTTACAGGTGCTTCTTCTAATGAAAACTATAAAATTGAGATTACAAATTTAAAAGATTATTCGAATCAATTTACTACAAGTAGTATTGAAAGATCTGTATTTAGAGAAAAATAA
- a CDS encoding DDE-type integrase/transposase/recombinase translates to MNNDDKQKIALFRYSILAPLISGTCDDSKSNKAFFRDASHNTYTNPRGMDTIISATTIERWYYSYQKYGFDGLMPKRRNDTGQSRKLDDDMIEQINYLKSEYPRIPATLIHQKLISNGTINKGEISLSTINRYVNQLNKNNLYTNNKDMRRYERPHINEVWCGDSSVGPYLMINRKKHKVWIIAMLDDASRMITGIDVFFNDNTVNVMSVLKSAVSKYGRPKRLNFDNGSSYKNKQITLLAARIGSTLNYNPPYTPTGKAKVERFFKTLKQQWMSGLNMNDFSSLEDLRLSLLIYVKSYNQKIHSSLNGLSPMDRFFSESALIKRLSEDHIYKSFLLEIERRVSTDNVVVINEVEYEVHYRFSKQRITLRYSPDMKNIFILDKYTGDLTPIKLLNKHENSKIKREKVKLTGGKN, encoded by the coding sequence ATGAATAACGATGATAAGCAAAAAATTGCACTTTTTAGGTATAGCATTCTTGCTCCATTAATTAGCGGAACATGTGATGATTCGAAATCTAATAAGGCTTTTTTTCGTGATGCCTCTCATAACACTTATACCAATCCGAGGGGCATGGATACTATTATTTCGGCTACAACTATAGAGCGTTGGTACTATAGTTATCAAAAATATGGTTTTGATGGTCTAATGCCTAAAAGGCGTAATGATACAGGTCAATCAAGAAAACTTGATGATGATATGATAGAGCAAATTAACTATCTTAAAAGTGAATATCCAAGAATTCCTGCTACATTAATTCATCAAAAGTTAATTAGTAATGGCACTATTAACAAAGGTGAAATTTCACTTTCAACAATTAATAGATATGTAAATCAATTAAATAAAAATAATCTTTATACCAATAATAAGGATATGAGAAGATATGAGCGTCCTCATATCAATGAAGTATGGTGTGGTGACAGCAGTGTTGGACCTTACTTAATGATTAATAGGAAAAAACATAAAGTGTGGATTATTGCTATGTTAGATGATGCTTCACGTATGATAACTGGTATTGACGTATTTTTTAATGATAATACAGTTAATGTAATGTCTGTACTAAAATCTGCAGTTTCAAAATATGGAAGACCAAAACGACTAAATTTTGATAATGGATCTTCATATAAAAATAAGCAAATCACCTTACTTGCTGCTCGCATTGGTTCAACGCTTAACTACAATCCACCTTATACACCAACTGGAAAAGCTAAGGTAGAAAGGTTCTTTAAAACCCTTAAACAACAGTGGATGAGTGGACTTAACATGAATGATTTTTCATCACTCGAGGATCTTCGTTTATCACTTTTAATATATGTAAAATCTTACAATCAAAAGATTCATAGTTCTTTAAACGGATTATCACCAATGGACCGTTTTTTTAGTGAATCAGCGCTTATCAAAAGATTAAGTGAAGATCATATTTATAAAAGTTTTCTACTTGAAATAGAGCGGCGAGTTTCAACAGATAATGTAGTTGTAATTAATGAAGTGGAATATGAAGTGCATTATAGATTTTCTAAACAAAGAATTACTTTAAGGTATTCACCTGATATGAAAAATATTTTTATATTAGATAAATATACAGGAGATTTAACGCCTATTAAGTTACTAAATAAGCATGAAAATTCTAAAATCAAACGTGAAAAAGTTAAATTAACAGGAGGAAAAAATTAA
- a CDS encoding Panacea domain-containing protein, with translation MLKRAKDRIKEKAFNKYYHEASVQYMKKRNQYLIDSIQAIYADFEDDIITGRVKLNLNKVVEMINYLAANVVSLHKVKLMKMLWYSDNLHFKRYGSSISGLAYNALPMGAVPEGYDQIVMLDGVVFDTVSYGEYIGYKFKPTPGFEIKELTQSEIEALDSIISEFGNMRTDEIVEKMHDEEAYKCTDSNCIISFSFAEKLTIN, from the coding sequence ATGCTGAAACGAGCTAAAGATCGTATTAAAGAAAAGGCATTTAACAAATACTACCATGAAGCTAGTGTTCAATATATGAAAAAAAGAAATCAATATTTAATTGATTCAATACAGGCTATATATGCAGATTTTGAAGATGATATTATCACCGGAAGAGTAAAGCTTAACCTTAATAAGGTTGTAGAGATGATTAACTATCTTGCGGCAAATGTAGTCAGTCTTCATAAAGTAAAGCTTATGAAAATGCTTTGGTATTCTGATAATCTTCACTTTAAGAGATATGGATCATCTATTAGTGGCTTAGCTTATAATGCATTACCGATGGGAGCTGTACCGGAAGGTTATGATCAGATTGTTATGTTGGATGGGGTTGTTTTTGACACCGTATCTTATGGGGAGTACATCGGTTATAAGTTTAAACCGACTCCAGGATTTGAAATTAAAGAACTAACTCAATCAGAAATTGAAGCATTAGATTCAATTATATCTGAATTTGGGAATATGAGAACGGATGAAATCGTAGAGAAAATGCATGATGAGGAAGCTTACAAATGTACTGATAGTAATTGTATCATCTCATTTTCTTTTGCTGAGAAACTAACCATAAATTAA
- a CDS encoding type II toxin-antitoxin system MqsA family antitoxin has translation MKKIKSEKKLCLICMEEHEVDTVEVIDNEIYKGEEVEFKSIYEYCFHADEYLETEEMIKANSLSMKDAYRKKVGLLTSSEIINIREKYGVSQKDFSEILDWGRATITRYENHQVQDRAHDDVLRKIDSDPKWFLDVDRHFIYYYNTYYSSK, from the coding sequence ATGAAAAAAATTAAAAGTGAAAAGAAGTTATGTTTAATTTGTATGGAAGAGCATGAAGTAGATACAGTAGAAGTGATTGATAATGAAATCTACAAGGGAGAAGAAGTTGAATTCAAATCTATCTATGAATACTGCTTTCATGCAGATGAATATCTAGAAACGGAAGAAATGATCAAGGCAAATAGCCTTTCAATGAAAGATGCATATCGTAAAAAGGTAGGATTATTAACATCGAGTGAGATTATTAATATAAGAGAAAAATATGGTGTAAGTCAGAAAGACTTCTCAGAGATTCTTGATTGGGGAAGGGCAACCATTACAAGATATGAAAATCATCAGGTCCAGGATCGTGCTCATGATGATGTGCTTAGAAAGATTGATTCGGACCCAAAGTGGTTTTTAGATGTAGATAGGCATTTTATTTACTATTATAACACTTATTATTCTTCAAAATAA
- a CDS encoding ATP-binding protein codes for MKLIDRESYLNRLISLKGTPDIKVITGVRRSGKSKLLEEYIGWIEENELGSNIIYIDLTNLKFEGLKEYHVLNDYIEDRYDKKKENYVFIDEVQMCEQFELTINSLYSTEKYDICVTGSNAFLLSSDLATLFTGRTYEIEIFPFSFSEYLRYYKMTDIQTAFDRYMKEGGMSGSYLYKNQEDKYKYLADIFDTLILRDIRQKYKIRNIVLMDKIAEFMMDNISNLTSLRKIADTLTKNVNRINHKTVGSYLDYLCNAFAFYKVRRYDIRGKKYLASSEKYYLSDHAFRYAKLGTRNLDYGRVIENIVALELMRRGYEIYVGVLYKKEIDFVVVKQNEKIYIQVSDDISNEKTFAREVDSLLKIKDAYPKLLIARTRHEQYQYEGIRVIDVAEWLSNTGTRYINGSNSKI; via the coding sequence ATGAAGTTAATAGATAGAGAAAGTTATTTAAATAGGTTAATAAGTTTAAAAGGGACACCTGATATAAAAGTAATTACTGGTGTAAGACGTTCTGGAAAGTCGAAACTATTGGAAGAATATATTGGTTGGATTGAAGAGAATGAGTTGGGTTCTAATATTATTTATATAGATCTTACAAATTTGAAGTTTGAGGGACTTAAAGAATATCATGTATTAAACGATTATATTGAAGATAGATATGATAAAAAGAAAGAAAACTATGTATTTATTGATGAAGTACAAATGTGTGAGCAGTTTGAATTGACTATAAATAGCTTGTATTCTACTGAGAAATACGATATTTGTGTTACCGGATCCAATGCATTCTTATTGAGTAGTGATTTAGCGACATTATTTACAGGTCGTACTTATGAAATAGAAATATTTCCGTTTTCGTTTTCTGAATATCTGAGATATTATAAAATGACAGATATTCAAACGGCATTTGATCGATACATGAAAGAAGGTGGAATGTCAGGTTCATATTTATATAAAAATCAGGAAGATAAGTATAAGTATCTTGCGGATATATTTGACACGTTAATTTTACGGGATATTAGGCAAAAGTACAAAATTAGAAATATTGTTCTAATGGATAAAATTGCTGAATTTATGATGGATAATATTTCAAATTTGACATCATTAAGAAAGATAGCAGATACTCTTACAAAAAATGTGAATAGAATTAATCATAAGACAGTTGGTTCATATCTTGATTATCTATGTAATGCATTTGCCTTTTATAAGGTTAGAAGATATGACATTCGTGGGAAAAAATATTTAGCATCTAGTGAAAAGTATTATCTGAGTGATCATGCATTTCGGTATGCTAAGTTAGGAACTAGAAATCTTGATTATGGTAGAGTGATTGAAAATATAGTTGCACTTGAATTAATGAGAAGAGGTTATGAAATCTATGTAGGTGTGCTATATAAAAAAGAAATTGACTTTGTTGTAGTCAAGCAGAATGAAAAGATATATATTCAAGTGTCTGATGATATTTCTAATGAAAAGACTTTTGCGCGAGAAGTTGATTCCTTACTTAAAATAAAAGACGCATATCCTAAGCTGTTAATTGCAAGAACAAGACACGAACAGTATCAATATGAGGGAATTCGGGTTATAGACGTAGCTGAATGGTTAAGTAATACGGGTACCAGGTACATAAACGGTAGTAACTCGAAAATTTAA
- a CDS encoding type II toxin-antitoxin system PemK/MazF family toxin has product MTKLNKNDYNNLEMGDIIKINFSPSKGHEQKGYRPGLVISDPITQKELNGIVTVVPITNSTSTFFTRVNLNEYNIKTKGNILMDQIKVLDLSEREYEFIEKIPKEILKKCNVIFNAIYEKLLEL; this is encoded by the coding sequence ATGACAAAATTAAATAAAAATGATTATAATAATTTAGAAATGGGAGATATAATAAAGATTAATTTTTCGCCATCAAAAGGTCATGAACAGAAAGGTTATAGACCAGGACTTGTAATATCAGATCCTATTACTCAGAAAGAATTAAATGGTATAGTAACAGTAGTACCAATAACAAATTCAACAAGTACATTTTTTACTAGAGTAAATTTGAACGAATATAATATTAAAACTAAAGGGAATATATTAATGGATCAAATTAAGGTTTTAGATTTAAGTGAAAGAGAATATGAATTTATAGAAAAAATTCCCAAAGAAATATTGAAAAAATGTAATGTTATATTTAATGCTATATATGAAAAATTACTTGAATTATAA
- a CDS encoding VanZ family protein, which translates to MNKKSKIYIIISWTLVLLWMGVIFAFSSQLATDSGHLSNGITKFIIGIIKKILPGDSFDIRLFEHYVRKLAHFTVYFVLGIFTMNAFSTIKIKGKKQIVYVLVLCALYALTDEFHQIFVPGRGPAIKDVLIDTGGAGFGILVYIIIYKIMILKARPKIM; encoded by the coding sequence ATGAATAAAAAATCAAAGATTTATATAATAATTTCTTGGACTTTAGTTTTATTATGGATGGGAGTAATTTTTGCATTTTCTTCTCAGCTAGCTACTGATTCAGGACATTTAAGTAATGGTATTACTAAATTTATAATAGGTATAATTAAAAAAATACTTCCAGGCGATAGTTTTGATATTAGATTGTTTGAACATTATGTAAGAAAACTAGCTCATTTCACTGTGTATTTTGTTTTAGGTATTTTTACTATGAACGCATTTTCTACTATAAAAATTAAGGGAAAAAAACAAATTGTATATGTGTTAGTCTTATGTGCTTTATATGCACTGACAGATGAATTTCATCAAATATTTGTGCCCGGAAGAGGTCCTGCTATTAAAGATGTTTTAATTGATACAGGGGGCGCAGGTTTTGGAATCTTAGTCTATATTATAATCTACAAAATTATGATATTAAAGGCTAGGCCGAAAATTATGTAA